The segment AAGCGGGAAACGTGAACAGGCCCGAAGGAGTGCCTACATAAGGGATGTCGCCGTTTGCCACCGCTATACCGGTAATCTCATCCGAGGGCAAGCCTTGAAGGATAGTGTGTGTCGAGGCGACCTCCTGCTTGTACTCGCCAACAGTGATGGGCGTTACGTCGATGGCGTAGGCGCAGGTGAACGAGAAGGCAGTTACGAAGAGCATAAGGGCGGTACGAGTCATGTCGAATTCCTCCGGGGGGCCTTACAATTTCAAGGTATCATGCCATTGTTTGGTGCGTAATTCCTAGCCTTCAATTTGCACAGGCGCATGGAAGCGATGATACAAATTGCAGACGTGCAAGACGCTGTGGCTACGTCAATAGAATCTCTCGCGAGCGCACTCAGCTTGTGGAGAACCACCTCTATTTTAGCTGCAAGTCCTGCAATCACAATGGTTACGAGCCTGCCCCGTGTGATTATGAGAAATCCGGACTCAAGCAAGCGATAGGTATCTCTCTGTGGGGATGGAGGACATCGAGAGGGTGAGATAGCGACCCTTGTTGAAACCGGAAGGCCAACGAGAAGCCGGTCTAAAGGCCGACGACGCATCCAGGTAGAGGGGGCAACCCCAAATTAATATTAGTGCGATTCGCATGAAATCGTCGCACAGGGTTCTCGCAGTGGGCATATCGTGGTATGATGCTGGTCAGGCGTGGCAAGCAGTCCTGGTGTTTCGGAGCGTCACGTACTTATTTGGTGTGAGACGGTTAATGCCGCGTGAGGAAACCCGCGTGTGCATGGGCCGATTGTTTTACAGAGGGCGGCGCAGCGGGCAGCGGTGCGCCGTTCAAGTGGGTTGCGCGTATTACGAGAAATCCTAACGGAGACACACCAAACAAGGAGGGGCAGCGATGGGCATCCGCATACTCGTGGTAGAAGACGATGGCCCGACGTCGCAGAGCATCCAGCAGAACTTGATCAAGTATGGCTATACCGTGGCCGGCAGCGCGACGAGCGGGGAGGAAGCGGTGGCCAAGGCGCTGGAGGTGAAGCCTGACCTTGTGCTGATGGGTATTGGTCTTCAGGGGAAAATGGATGGGACTGAGGCGGCGCGGGAGATACAGCGTCAATTGCAGACGCCCGTCATCTATCTCACCGCAGGCACGGACGACGACACGCTTGCCAAGGCGAAGGTTACCGCGCCGTATGGATATATCGTAAAGCCGTTTCAGGACCGGGAATTGCACATCGCGATCGAGGTTGGATTGTACCGCCGTCAGGTTGAATCGAAGCTCTTGAAGATGGAACGGTGGCTGACGTCAATGCTGCAGAGCATGGGGGATGCAGTCATTGCGACGGATCTCGAGAACCGTGTCACGTATGTGAACGCACTGGCGGCCGAGTTGCTGGAGTTCAGTGAAACAGAAGTGGCAGGACAGAAGATTTCCGAAGTGTTTCGCATCATCGACGGCGACGATCGTATGCAGAAAGAGAATCCCGCGCATACGGCACGGCGCGAGGGGGCCGTGTTCAACACGTCGGAACATTGCCTGCTGGTGACGCGGTCGGGGGGGGAGAAGGAGATCGACTACAGTGCCGCGCCCATTCGCAACGAGAAGGGTGAAGCTTCTGGTGTAGTGATCGTGTTTCACGAGGTGCACGAAGCGAGCGTGGAAGAGGCGCCGATGCCGCCCGTGTAAGCCATTTACGCCAGTTTGAGGTTGGCTCTTTGTGTCCACGCAATGGGGCAATCGACCTGATGCGTGTTGCTCGGATGGTGGGGAGCCGCCCGGGGTGGCCAAAATCCAGACAGCTAATCCGCATTTTGATGAAGATTTCGCAACCGAGCGTGTTGTGAGATTCGTGCCGATGTGTAGGTGTGAATTTCAGATGGATTCACGGACGAACACAGACTTACAGGGACGTGCACAGACGGAATCAGGCGCACAGTCCTTGGGACAATCAGAGAGAGAATCGGCGCGAGGGGTTGCATCTGGAGAGGGGCGCGTCTACGGCACTCCAGAGAAACACGGCAGGTTGAACGCCGCGTTTCCCGGAAGTCGGCCGGCGGCGGAGGAAACATCAGGCTTGAAGCTCATCAAGCGCCGAGGTACTCCGCAGCGATTCACGTACCTTTGAACCGATCTAGAACCGTTTCTTGTAGGCGTGGCAATAGGGCGTGCCGTGCTTCTTGTTGTAATAGTCCTGGTGGTAGTCCTCGGCGGGCCAGAAGGTTTTCGCGGGCAACACTTGCGTTACGACCTTGTAGCCTTTGTCTTTGAGGATCTGGATTAACTTCTCCGCGGTCTGTTTCTGCGCGTCGTTCGCATAGAAGACAACCGAAAGGTATTGCTCACCGATGTCTGGCCCTTGGCCGTTGGCCTGGGTCGGATCGTGAATCTCGAAGAAGAGTTTCGCCAGCGCTTCGTAGGTGGTTTTGCTGGGATCGAAGGTAATCTCGATGGCTTCGATGTGCCCGGTAGTGCCGCTGCAAACCTCTTTGTACGTGGGGTTGTCTTTGTGGCCGCCGGTGTACCCGACCTGCGTGGAAATCACGCCGGGCGCTTTCTGCATGAGGTATTGCACGCCCCAGAAGCAACCGCCCGCAAAGATCGCTTTCTCCGTCTTGGCGGATTCCTTCGTGGCGGCGGCATCGGCCTTCGGCACGTCACCTTTCACTTCGGGAATGGGTTGTCCATCCGCGACGAACTTGATCGAGATCGAGTTCACGCAGTGCCGCGTATTCTTCGGAGTGAAGCCTTCGCCCGTGAACACATGGCCCAAATGGCCCCCGCAGCGCGCGCAGGTGATCTCGGTACGTCGTCCGTCGGCGTCCGTCGTTCGTTTCACCGCGCCGGGGATCTCGTCGTCGAAGGCGGGCCAGCCACATCCTGCGTCGAACTTCGACTCGGATTTATACAAGGGGGCGTTGCACCATTTGCAGATGTACGTGCCTTTCTTGTCGAACTTTTCGTATTCGCCGGTGAAGGGCCGCTCGGTGCCCTTGTGGACGATGACATGTTCTTCTTCGGGGGTGAGGGGGTTCAGTTTCACGTTCTCAGCTCCAGGCGTTCCCGACGCACTCGCAGCTCCGGAACAGTGCGTCAGCGTGCAGGTTACGAGCGCAAGCAGCGCTATTTGAAGGGTTTTCATAGCCGTATTCCTCATGACCTATGGGACAAAGCGGAGCGCCGGATAATTCCCGGAGGCTCACCTTGATGTATTCGGTACGGCCACCGAATCAGGTCAGGGGATGGAGGAGGCGTTGCTTAACCCTTGCCCGACATTAACTGTTTGATGTTCTTTGTCAGCGCGTCGGCCTTGGCCTGGGCTTCGTCCATGGGGAGACCTTTAGGCAAGTCTGGGTGCGAGTGCTTCGTCAGCGTGAGCCACGCATCCCGCAGAACGGCCATGCGTTCGCGCACGGGTCCAAGCACGGCTGGTCCTCCGGGCCGGTTCGTCAGCATCGCCGCAGGGTCGGTCGCGTCGGCCGCATCGGTGTCGCCGAAGAAACGAATGAGTTGCTGAGCCATGAACCAATGTCCCGCATCGTCGGGATGTATGCCATCGGGTTGGAACGAGAAGTTGGGATTCTCCGTGCGGCGCTTTGCGATTTCGCCATTCATGGGTCCATGCAAATCGACAACGTTCCACCCGTCGGCGCGCTTGGAGAGAATCCAGTCGCTGTATTTGCCGAGCACGTCATTGTAGTCGGGCGCGGCGCCCTCGCCGGTCAGGTGGTCGTAGGCAGGCGGAGTTATGTGGACGATCGGCGCACCGGCGCTTGTCACCATTTCGTGCATCCACAAGATACCCGCTTGGTATTTCGCGAATCGCAGCGGATCGAAGGGCTGGTAGATGCCACAGTTCATTCCATAGCATGCAATGACCAGATCGGGCTTGGTCGCATCGAGCACGCGAACGAGGCGCTCGGCAAGGTCGGGTCTTGGGAAGCGCCCATCCGCATGGCCTTCTTCGCTCAAACCGGAGACCATTTCGCTCGAGATGCCGAGGTCGAGCACTTCATAGGTGCGATCGGGGAACTTTGTCGTCAGCCAGGCATCAAAATCCGCGACATAGCGTCCGTCATAGGTAATGCTGTCACCCAGGAAGAGAATGCGCCGGGCCTTCTCAAGCATGTCTTTGCCTGCACCCGGTTGACTGGAAGCCTCGTCTGCATACACCATTCTCATCATCACCCCTAGTGTCAGTACTGTGATCACTGCAACTCTGTTCATTGTGCCCCCTCGTTTCCGCGCGAATTCCCACGCGAAGCGCGATTGTACACTACGTCGCGTTTGGCCGACACGCTACAGGGATTTGGCGATAACGGCCTGCTTCACTTTCCCTGCTCCGACGGAGAATTCAACGCGCGATGCGCCGCCCATGGAAAAGAAGAATGCAGGCGGATCGTTTCGCGTCAGTGTTTCGCCGGGCTGCAGAGTCGCGTCGACTTTGTAGAAGAGGTCGCTGTGCAAGCCGCCGTTCTCGTCTTTGTAGAACCGCGAGGCATATGGCGCGTCAATGGGATACCAGCAGGCAATACCCGCGTTGACCGACTTGTCCACCCATCCGGCCCCGGACAGGTAGTAGTGCGGGGAGAAGTCGGGAATCTCTTGCGACAGCGATTCGTCGCCTTCCGGGCTTCCGCCGATGGCGGGCAGCAGGTAGTAGAAGAGCATGTCCGTGCGAAATGGGACGGTGTCGGTATTCTTCACCCACAGACATTGCGCCGAGAACCATCCACCGTCGTTCTGAGGAATGCGGAATCGCCATGCGGACGTATACGACTTCTGCCGCGCGGCATCGTCGCCTTGACCGGCGGGCGCGCTGAGTTCCATGTCGACGGTCGTGCCGTCGCTGGTCTTCCAGATGCCCGTAATGCGTGCGTCGGTTGTATACGCCCAGGCTCCCGGCGTACCCGTCTGATGAATCAATGCCGTGAACCGCGACAGCGGCGTCTCGCCTCGAAAAATCTCCCACGCGCGGCCTTCGACCGGCCCGCGAATGTGCAAGGGACCCGTCGTCAACTCGACGGTCGTCTCCGGAGCGACGGCTCCGTCTTTGGGTGCATCGACAATCCACGTAAGCAACGTAGGTGGGGATGCCAGCGCAGGCAACGCCGGATTGGCGTGTATTTCATAGACCTTCGCGTTGAGTTCGCGCGCAGCGCCCGTGATCCCCGGGTAGGGTTCGTCCTGCTCGTTCACAAGTCCATAGTTGCTGTCCTCGGGAAACGACGACGAGATGCCGAGAGCGGGTTCATCGAGATACATGAAGTAATCGCTGCCGACCATATACGGCAGTTGGAAAAGGAACGTTTGGAAATGGCGGAAGCATTGCGTGCGTTGCGCTTGCGTATCGACGCGCATGCCCGCGCCGTGCAGTGAAGGCAGGCCGGCGTCGAAGGCAGGGAAACTCCATTCCGTGACCATCATTGGTCGCCGCGCCGCATCCTGGTACTTGCTGAACAACTCGTAGGTGTCCATGCGCACACCCCGGTCAACATCGATCTTTGGGTAGATGTTGAACGACACCACGTCGCAGTAGCGGCCTGCGATGTCCCACACGTCGGGCGCGTAACCCGCAAACCGGCAGCCTAGGACCATGTGGTTTGCGTCGTGTTTACGCAGGGCCGTGACGCACGTCTCGAAGTACTTCTCCGCGACCAGGCGCACCCAACGGCGCGCGATAGCTTCGGCTTCTGGAGTACGCGGCGGCGCAGGTTCCGTGTTTGCGGCCAGCGCGTCGAACGATGCAATCGGCACGCCCCACAAGGTCTCGAACCGCGTGGGTTCGCGCAATTCCACTTCGAGAAACCGCTGCCACGCTTTCTTGGCGTCGTGGCCGGCGGGCTTCTTCCAGGCTTCGTCGAAGAGCCCCCACGGCTTGCCGTTCTTGCCAAACCACTCGAGCTCGTTGTCGAGGAAGTAGCCGATAAGCCACGGATCGTCCTTGAGCGATGCAACCGCTTGTTCAACGGCACGGTCGCAACGCTCCGGCCATTCCGCGCTGAAGACATTGGGAAAGCCGGTCCATGTTGTGCGCGGGCATAGATCGTTACTGCCTGCGAAGCTTGCTCCCAGCGACAAGAAGTCGATGAACGGCAGACCACGGTGGCGCAGGCTTGCGGAATGGCCTGCCGTGAGCGTGTTGAATCCCCAATCCTTCAATCGCTGGATGGTTGCCTCGGCCCAAGCGTCTTCGCTGGCGTACTTTGCTTGCACGGTCTTGTTGTACGGCGCATAGCCCAGCTTTTCGCACCAGTGGCCGCGATACGATATGTGATCCGTGCCGACAATGAAGTAGGCGTTGCCCAACGGGTCGATCAACCACCAACGTCCATCAATGCGTTCCGTGCGGAAGAATCCGGTCGCGGCCGCGACGATGTTTGAAGAGGCGGCGAGATCGTACTTGGGTGGGGCCGCGTCCGCGCTGAATGCACACAGAACGATTGCCGCAACGGATAACATAATCGCTGTCCTCCCCCGTGCCCCGTGTAGCAACCGGGTCGGCTACTGCCTCATATTCCCTTGACCTCAAACGAATCGAACGACGTTGCCGCATCGCCCTTCGTCCACAACCCGACGCCACCGGCGTTGGCGATTGTCGTGTCCGTTACGTTCAGGATTTCTTTACCGTTCAGTGTGCACACAATGTTATCGCCTATGTGGGTCACCTCCAGCGTAATCCATTCGCCCGCGGGAATGACAATGCCTATGGCGTCGCCGATCTTGGTACGCTTGCCGTCTTTGACGTAATACAAACGGCAATTCGATTCCAGCGGGTTGTAACGGCACACGTAATAATTGCTGGCGTCCTGCACGCGCCACATGGGTCCGCCGCCTTGGTCCTCGAACCCTTTATCCGAACGAATCGCGACCTTCACGGTCACGTCCTTTGCACGTACCTGATTGGTCCACAGCAGGTTGTAGGCGCGCGTAGCCGAGTGATTGATGTCGGTCAATGACAGGATGTGCTTCCCGGAAGGCGCCTTCGCGTCTTCGACCACTTTCCATGTTGCGACGGGAGTATTCGGCACATCCGGGTACGCGGTTTCGGCTTTCCAACCTTCCGGCAACGAACCGGCGGCCTCTTTCTCGAAATCTAACGCGAGCGACACCGCGTCTCCCGCCGCGAAGCACACCAACGCTCCGCTGATGACCATACATGCAATACAACGCACGATAAGTGACTTCATCTTATGTTCCTCTTACTGCCGTGGGCCGCGCACGCCGCCCCTCCACATACAATGTGCGTAAATGCCGCGCACGATCACGGACCAGTAAAGCACAGGCTGCAATCAACATTGAATTCGCGCGACATCCGCAGCGGAGGTTCCTGCTCGGAGTTCGCCGTCCACTCGAAACACACCGCGTTCCAACTTTGGGTAACGACCAGTCCGCATTCTTCACGCGGCTCGACGGTCCACTTCGGCAATCCGCTCAGGTCCGGATTCCAGAACGGCTCGATGATCGCTTCGGCTACATTGATCGGGACGGCCATTAGAACCATGTCATCGGGTGCGGCGGCGGCATGCGGACAAATCCATGCGATTAACACAAAGAGTGCAGTGCCAAATGAGCCGTATCTGAGTCCGCGAAACATACGAAGCAGTCCCCCCTGGAAACATGGGTTTCCGGTGGCCAACCCTACGTCAGTTTGCCTGTCCCCCGCAAGTATGCGCGTCAACTGGATTTCAGTGCCGGTAAAAGGTCAGCATGACGGTCCTTGTCGAAAATCTAGAGGTATCGCATGGGCATGAACACAAAAAGAAATTCGCGAGTCTATTTCGCGTTGCTTGTTTGCGGCCTGTGTATTGCACTGGCAGCATCCGCACAGGAGCGTCCTGCGCAAATCGGGTTTCACGCCGCGCAATACAATGCCGACGGCCTGCTGCTACCGTGGACCGCGTGGACGGACGCAATCGACCGTGAAATGCACTGGTACTTGAAGTGTCCCTCGAACGAGCACGGGTATCCGGTGTTCGTCTATAGCACGTTCATGGACGGCGAGTACAAGACGTCGCGTTTGGACAGCATCCCGTGCACGCAAAACGGAATGGGCATTCTTTCGTATCTGAAATACTGGGAGTTCAAGGGCAGACGCGACTCGCGCGTCATCGACATGGCGCGTACGATGGGGGACTACCTCGTCGACGAAACGCTGACGCCCAATCGCGGCGCGTGGCCCAAGTTTACGCGTTCCACGGGATACTGCACGGATTTTCCGCTGCGCCGGTCGTCGCAAGGCGACGTGCGCTACGGTAAGAACGCAATTGAGCCTGATAAGGGCGGCATTGCCGGATACGCACTGGTGCGGCTCTACGACGCGACGCACGACAAGCGGTATCTCAAGCAAGCGGTGCGCAACGCCAAGGCGCTTGCACGCAACATGCGCGAGGGAACAGCCGAGCGCGCGCCGTGGCCCTATCGCGTGGATTCGATCACAGGTGAGGGTTGGGGCGACCGCAACGGAAACATGATCTACATCCTGCGTTTGTTCGACGCGCTGCTTGAGAAGGGGATGGCCGAATACCAAGAGCCGCATGATGCGCTTTGGAAATGGATTAAGAACTATCAGATACCTTCGCCCGACGATCCGGAGCATTGTCTGTGGGTGAACTTCTTCGAAGACTACGATCTCGACGGCAACCGCAACTCGTGGGCTCCGCTGGAAACGGCCCGATATCTAATCGAGCGCAAGGAATCGCTCGACCCCGATTGGAAAGCCGACGTAGATCGTCTCATCCAGTTCGCGCTCGCGCATTTCTCCAGCACCAAGCCGGGCGGCGTTACGCTCATGGGCGAACAAGACGACGACACGAGTCCGTGGGGCGGCGCCTGCTCGAAGTTGGGTGGCGTTGCCGCGATGTTTTATGCGGCGGGCGGCGACGACCGGTACCGCGACATGGCTTACGGCAACCTCACGTGGATGACCTATTTCATCGACAATGACGGCTGTCCCGCGCAACGTGTCGACAACGAGCGTGTGCGACGCGGCGGCTGGCAGGAAGACTGCCACACCGACGTCATTCACAACTTCATGGATGCGCTACAAGCCGTGCCGCAATGGGCGGAGGGACCTTATCCCTAAGGCAATATCGCAGGTTTTTCTTCTGTAGGAGTACTGCAAATCATAAGCGGAGATTGCCGCTCATGCATGAGGCAACAATCTCCGCTTTCTTGATAGTCTTTGTCCGTCTTACGCTATGTTTACTTGATCACCAGCGCATCCTTCGCCGGTAGCGGCGGATAAGGATTGTGCGGCTCGATCTGGTACCAGTACGCGACGGACGCAAGGTCGTCTTTCAGAGGCAAGTAACGGCCTTCGCTCTGCCAGCCGAGGCTTTGGATGGTCACGCGCAGATCCTGATCGAAGCGGACCGGGTCGGTGATGTGCCAACGGTATTGGCCAAAGCGCGGCTGTGTACCTTCGTGCTGAACATGGTAGAAGCCGGTGTACGGGCTGCTGAAATCGGAGTACACCGTCTTGCCGTTTTCCTCGCGCTCGCCGTAGCCGTACGATCCGCAGAAGTAGTCTTCCTCGCCCGTGCCGCAAATCGTCGGGAAATCCTTGTCGCCGTCGATGTAGAACTTGATCTCGCCTTCGCCCCACCAGCCCGGGCTGTTAGAACCGTGGGCAAGGAAGGTGCCAACGTATTGGCCCTTGCCCTTGATGCCGTCAACGATGGTGTATACCTCTTTTTCCGGCAACGGGTTTACACGGCGGAACTGCGCGTGGAAATACGGCGTATTGCGCTTCACTTTCTCCAGCGTGTAGTCAATCTGATAGTAGACCGTCGCCCGCTTTTCGCCCATGTTCTCCATGGTGATTTTGCAGCCCTTGCGGAACGGCATCTGCCAGTAGGAGTTCAAACCGCTGCGGGGATTCACGCACACCGGCATCGATGCAATGCGCGGCTCGTGTCCCATGCCCCAACCCGCCGCAAAGAAGTCGCCTACCGGAACCTCTACCGACGGCTTTTCTTCGCCGTCCCAGTAGATGCGGAAAATCATGAGGCGGTAATCGCCGACCGGCGTCATCCAGATGTGGCGAATCTTGCCCGAGCCGTCGATTTCGCCCATTGTGAACGTCGTGCCCGGCTCGATGTGCACGTAGGGATTGACCTTCCAGCCTTGCCCCAGCTCACGGGCGGCGTGCGCGGCGCTGCCTTCTTTCAAGGTAGCCATTCCGCCCTTCCCCTTCTCACCGGTGAAGTTCTCGGGACTGATTGACCGCGATTGAACGTCGCCCAGTTGATGAAGCTGGTCAAGCCCTATCGACTGCGCGAACGATAAGGGTGCGCACAGGATGAACGCACATAACACCAGGACAATTCGACTCTTCATGTGATTGTCTCCTTAAAGGGCCCGCAATCCCCGCCACGTTGCGAGCGGTTGCTCGCACTGTCGTTTGCCGACAGTGCGCATATCTCAGGATACCCCATGGAGGGGGGCAAGGAAAATGAACGTCTGCTCGATTTCCCCGATTTGCAGTCACTATGCTGTAACCGTGGTATCTGAGTGTATTTTTGAGGGCAGGCGGCACGAATCGTACCACTCTGGAGTAATCGCTGCGTGAGAATCGTATCCGACTTCAAGGACTATTACGACTCTGCCTTGAGTTTTGGAAGCGATCCCAGTCTGCTCTATGTCAGGAAGCAGGAGCGATTCGAGTTTGAGAGGTCGTCTTCGATAGTTGAAGAGCGAAAGGCTCATCTCCCGCGAAATCTCGACGAGGTCCTGCGCGTACCCCTTCAGCTTCTGACCCAAATGCCGCACACCATTGCGCGGCCGCGACGCAGGTACGTCTACGACGATTTGGAGATCCCAGTCACGGTTAAGCTCATCGGATTCTGCGGCTTCCTGTTTCCCGCACTAGAAATCGACAATACGGTCTTCTGGTCTACCGAGGAAATTGCTGATGGACTGTCGCGCGAGTATTTGAAAGCGTTCAGCCTTGATAGCGAAGGCTTGATGACCCTCTTGGGTGTGAATTACAGGTGGAATAGGTACGGTACTTCGGGACCGCTCACCCATGGTTCGTGGGCAAAGTGTGTTGCGGGGATAGTTGAAAAGTGCTTTGACGAGGTATTCATACAGCTCGGGATTCCCATCTTCAGACTGGAATATGTGGCCAGCAATAGGCATCAATGCCGAGACAGAATCATCTGCACGCTTAATCCTCACCTGAAGCAGGACCATTTCCAGCGAGTAAAACCTCCAGCAGAGGCGTTTCAGGAAATCTCGATGTATCTTGGAAATCAGCTCGCTACCCAGAAGGACCCAATTCCAGTGGTGTCGGATGAGATCATGCGAGACGAGAAGGGGTTTGATGAGTGGTCGTTCCGGCGCCATAAGGAGGAGAGCAAGAAATACCGGAAACGTGGCCAATAGGACTTCTCCTTAACAAGCGTAGATCTTCCTAGGTCGTCCTTGCGCGATTCCGATCCGTATTTCCTTCCTCCATCGCCTGCCGTACAAGCGCGCGCACGGCCCAACTCTTGATGCCGCGGGCTTCGCGTGCGGGAATCTGCAATACATCTTCGAACACCACCATCGCTTCGGGTCCGAAATAGACGGCCAGCGCCGCGCAGAGCCGTTGGAACGCCGGTTCGTCCAGTTCGTCGCGGATAGGGGCGAGCGCTTCTTCTATCAGTGGTATGCGGCGGTTCTGCCTGCGCGGAGTGGAACGGTCGTCTGCTTCTTCGAGGGGCAGTTTGATCGCGTGCGCCAGCAGCAACCGTAGTTGCGCCTCGTTTCTGTATGTCATCGCGTGAAGCGCCGCTTCCGCCTTGTCAATCCGGTCTTCCGGGGAGAGCGAGTCGGAATTTGCGAACAAAGCGCCGGGGTCGGGTGCGTCGACATCGAGCGGGGCTTCAACCAGCAGCGCCTCGATGCTGGGAAAGTATCGGTAGGCCGTCGCCCGCGAGACCATCGCTTCCTCGGCCACTTGCTCCATCGTAGGGGGTTGCCCGCTTTTGAGCAGGCGCGATGCCGCCTGGAGCAGGTCGCGCCGGGCGCGCAGACGTTGATGAGTCCGGCTTGGCCGTGCTGGCGTATTCATATCAGTCCTGCGGAAGTTGTTGGATCATGGCAGCGAGATCTACCCATACGTTCTCGCGCTGGATCTGACCGTCCGCCGTGAACTCGACAACATGCAACAAGCGAAACGTCAGCGGACGCCCCTTCCCTTCAAGTCCAAAGGGTCTTCCCGGAGCGGTGCCGTGCCAAACGGAATCGTCGACCAGGAAATTCTCGCCGTAGAGTCTGCGCGTGCACGTGACCTTGCCTTCGGCCAGGTCTCGAAA is part of the Candidatus Hydrogenedentota bacterium genome and harbors:
- a CDS encoding response regulator produces the protein MGIRILVVEDDGPTSQSIQQNLIKYGYTVAGSATSGEEAVAKALEVKPDLVLMGIGLQGKMDGTEAAREIQRQLQTPVIYLTAGTDDDTLAKAKVTAPYGYIVKPFQDRELHIAIEVGLYRRQVESKLLKMERWLTSMLQSMGDAVIATDLENRVTYVNALAAELLEFSETEVAGQKISEVFRIIDGDDRMQKENPAHTARREGAVFNTSEHCLLVTRSGGEKEIDYSAAPIRNEKGEASGVVIVFHEVHEASVEEAPMPPV
- a CDS encoding bifunctional methionine sulfoxide reductase B/A protein yields the protein MKTLQIALLALVTCTLTHCSGAASASGTPGAENVKLNPLTPEEEHVIVHKGTERPFTGEYEKFDKKGTYICKWCNAPLYKSESKFDAGCGWPAFDDEIPGAVKRTTDADGRRTEITCARCGGHLGHVFTGEGFTPKNTRHCVNSISIKFVADGQPIPEVKGDVPKADAAATKESAKTEKAIFAGGCFWGVQYLMQKAPGVISTQVGYTGGHKDNPTYKEVCSGTTGHIEAIEITFDPSKTTYEALAKLFFEIHDPTQANGQGPDIGEQYLSVVFYANDAQKQTAEKLIQILKDKGYKVVTQVLPAKTFWPAEDYHQDYYNKKHGTPYCHAYKKRF
- a CDS encoding SGNH/GDSL hydrolase family protein, whose protein sequence is MNRVAVITVLTLGVMMRMVYADEASSQPGAGKDMLEKARRILFLGDSITYDGRYVADFDAWLTTKFPDRTYEVLDLGISSEMVSGLSEEGHADGRFPRPDLAERLVRVLDATKPDLVIACYGMNCGIYQPFDPLRFAKYQAGILWMHEMVTSAGAPIVHITPPAYDHLTGEGAAPDYNDVLGKYSDWILSKRADGWNVVDLHGPMNGEIAKRRTENPNFSFQPDGIHPDDAGHWFMAQQLIRFFGDTDAADATDPAAMLTNRPGGPAVLGPVRERMAVLRDAWLTLTKHSHPDLPKGLPMDEAQAKADALTKNIKQLMSGKG
- a CDS encoding DUF1080 domain-containing protein is translated as MKSLIVRCIACMVISGALVCFAAGDAVSLALDFEKEAAGSLPEGWKAETAYPDVPNTPVATWKVVEDAKAPSGKHILSLTDINHSATRAYNLLWTNQVRAKDVTVKVAIRSDKGFEDQGGGPMWRVQDASNYYVCRYNPLESNCRLYYVKDGKRTKIGDAIGIVIPAGEWITLEVTHIGDNIVCTLNGKEILNVTDTTIANAGGVGLWTKGDAATSFDSFEVKGI
- a CDS encoding DUF2961 domain-containing protein; translated protein: MKSRIVLVLCAFILCAPLSFAQSIGLDQLHQLGDVQSRSISPENFTGEKGKGGMATLKEGSAAHAARELGQGWKVNPYVHIEPGTTFTMGEIDGSGKIRHIWMTPVGDYRLMIFRIYWDGEEKPSVEVPVGDFFAAGWGMGHEPRIASMPVCVNPRSGLNSYWQMPFRKGCKITMENMGEKRATVYYQIDYTLEKVKRNTPYFHAQFRRVNPLPEKEVYTIVDGIKGKGQYVGTFLAHGSNSPGWWGEGEIKFYIDGDKDFPTICGTGEEDYFCGSYGYGEREENGKTVYSDFSSPYTGFYHVQHEGTQPRFGQYRWHITDPVRFDQDLRVTIQSLGWQSEGRYLPLKDDLASVAYWYQIEPHNPYPPLPAKDALVIK
- a CDS encoding TetR/AcrR family transcriptional regulator; the encoded protein is MNTPARPSRTHQRLRARRDLLQAASRLLKSGQPPTMEQVAEEAMVSRATAYRYFPSIEALLVEAPLDVDAPDPGALFANSDSLSPEDRIDKAEAALHAMTYRNEAQLRLLLAHAIKLPLEEADDRSTPRRQNRRIPLIEEALAPIRDELDEPAFQRLCAALAVYFGPEAMVVFEDVLQIPAREARGIKSWAVRALVRQAMEEGNTDRNRARTT
- a CDS encoding ester cyclase, which encodes FRDLAEGKVTCTRRLYGENFLVDDSVWHGTAPGRPFGLEGKGRPLTFRLLHVVEFTADGQIQRENVWVDLAAMIQQLPQD